A stretch of Episyrphus balteatus chromosome 2, idEpiBalt1.1, whole genome shotgun sequence DNA encodes these proteins:
- the LOC129908733 gene encoding UPF0046 protein C25E10.12 has translation MEVPIHPLTNDPTSAWKELSKTQRVIKVTMKPPQTTVPFNKARIVCMSDTHSLTPYIKFDIPDGDIFIHAGDFTKCGQLEEVIEFNNWIGNLPHKHKIVIAGNHELSFDSTFTHPFQNKSVSQRTKHSGPSILDDMPTLGNAKENIEDAVQTLNIRKYLTNCQYIEDELTTIYGLNIYGSPWQPEFCKWAFNIPRGRECLERWNNIPEGIDILITHTPPVGHGDLCCSGVRAGCVELLSSVQQRIKPKYHVFGHVHEGYGITSDGRIIFVNASTCDINYLPNNPPIVFDISLPKGFSKEV, from the exons ATGGAAGTTCCAATACATCCCCTAACAAATGATCCGACTTCAGCATGGAAAGAACTCTCTAAAACCCAAAGAGTTATCAAAGTAACAATGAAACCACCACAGACGACCGTTCCATTCAACAAAGCTCGAATAGTTTGCATGAGCGATACCCATTCACTGACGCCTTACATAAAATTTGATATCCCAGATGGTGATATCTTTATTCATGCCGGAGACTTTACCAAATGTGGACAATTGGAAGAGGTGATAGAATTTAACAATTGGATTGGCAATTTGCCGCATAAGCATAAAATTGTCATAGCTGGAAATCATGAGCTTAGTTTTGATTCGACGTTTACACatccttttcaaaataaatcggTTTCGCAAAG AACAAAACATTCTGGCCCATCGATCCTCGATGACATGCCTACATTAGGCAACGCCAAAGAAAACATCGAAGATGCTGTACAAACGTTAAATATCAGAAAGTATTTAACAAATTGTCAGTACATTGAAGATGAACTAACAACTATTTATGGCCTTAACATCTATGGTAGTCCATGGCAACCGGAATTTTGTAAATGGGCTTTCAATATTCCCCGCGGTCGAGAATGCCTTGAACGTTGGAATAATATACCCGAAGGAATTGATATTCTTATAACACACACGCCACCAGTTGGCCATGGTGATTTGTGTTGTTCCGGCGTAAGAGCTGGATGTGTTGAACTACTATCAAGTGTCCAACAACGAATCAAACCAAAATATCATGTTTTTGGACATGTTCATGAAGGATATGGCATAACATCGGATGGACGAATAATATTTGTGAATGCTTCAACATGTGACATAAACTACCTGCCAAACAATCCACCTATCGTTTTTGATATATCACTACCAAAAGGATTTTCCAAAGAAGTCTag